From the genome of Acidobacteriota bacterium, one region includes:
- a CDS encoding BrxA/BrxB family bacilliredoxin, giving the protein MYPEIMVMPMREELTRLGIKETRTADEVDQALKQAGTTMVIVNSICGCAAGKMRPAIRAALQNSTRPDQAITVFAGQDREATERARTYFSGYPPSSPSIGILREGELVYMMQRSDIETSDPQTIALKLAQAFNQYCSKSAV; this is encoded by the coding sequence ATGTATCCAGAGATTATGGTCATGCCGATGCGCGAGGAGCTTACCCGCCTCGGCATTAAAGAAACGCGCACGGCTGATGAAGTAGATCAGGCCTTGAAGCAAGCGGGCACAACAATGGTTATAGTCAACTCGATCTGCGGATGCGCAGCTGGCAAGATGCGCCCCGCTATACGAGCGGCATTGCAAAATTCAACGCGGCCGGATCAGGCGATCACCGTTTTTGCTGGTCAGGATCGCGAAGCTACCGAGCGCGCCCGCACCTACTTCAGCGGATACCCGCCCTCATCGCCGTCTATTGGAATCTTGCGCGAAGGGGAACTCGTGTACATGATGCAACGTTCCGATATTGAGACCAGCGATCCACAAACGATCGCGCTCAAGCTGGCACAGGCCTTCAATCAGTATTGCTCTAAGTCTGCTGTCTAG
- a CDS encoding UDP-N-acetylenolpyruvoylglucosamine reductase — MQILRDIPIAPYTTLKVGGPARYFVEAHSETEIFDAIAYAREHSLELFVLGGGSNLVVSDAGWPGLILKVSILGIETAPADGNILFTAGAGEDWDGLVAQSVEQNCAGIECMSGIPGTVGGTPVQNVGAYGQEVAETITTVHTIDTSSGEIRELSNAECGFHYRTSIFNRSQKRRYIVTRVSYALWPDSAPRVEYADLKRYFASSSSSLTLLQVRNAVREIRASKAMLITPNEENSRSAGSFFKNPIISPAEYDRIVSLTQCADQKPPRYSAPEGQVKISAAWLVEKAGFHKGFANGRVGISTKHSLAIVNRGGATAAEIVELKNRVQEGVFKTFGVKLHPEPVFVGFDWAGS, encoded by the coding sequence GTGCAAATCCTTCGAGACATTCCTATTGCCCCTTACACAACCCTCAAAGTTGGCGGCCCTGCTCGTTATTTCGTAGAAGCTCACAGTGAGACTGAAATATTTGACGCCATCGCTTACGCCCGCGAGCACTCACTGGAATTGTTCGTGCTCGGTGGAGGAAGCAATCTTGTGGTCTCCGACGCTGGCTGGCCTGGCTTAATCCTGAAGGTTTCCATTTTAGGAATTGAAACTGCTCCTGCGGATGGAAACATCTTGTTCACTGCTGGAGCTGGAGAGGACTGGGACGGCTTGGTCGCCCAGTCCGTCGAGCAGAATTGCGCAGGTATTGAATGCATGAGCGGCATTCCTGGAACTGTGGGAGGCACGCCTGTACAAAATGTGGGTGCATACGGCCAGGAAGTAGCTGAGACGATCACAACAGTTCACACGATCGACACCAGCTCCGGTGAAATCCGGGAGCTGTCAAACGCCGAATGCGGCTTCCATTACCGCACAAGCATCTTCAATAGGTCGCAGAAAAGACGCTACATCGTTACGCGCGTCTCCTATGCCCTCTGGCCCGACAGTGCGCCTCGCGTTGAGTATGCCGACCTCAAACGGTACTTTGCTTCGTCTTCGTCGAGCCTGACGCTCTTGCAGGTACGGAATGCAGTGCGCGAAATCCGCGCAAGCAAGGCCATGCTAATTACTCCCAATGAAGAAAATAGCCGTAGCGCCGGATCCTTTTTCAAGAATCCAATCATTTCGCCGGCGGAATACGATCGCATCGTCTCCCTTACTCAGTGTGCGGATCAAAAACCACCTAGGTACTCTGCTCCCGAAGGACAAGTGAAGATTTCAGCAGCTTGGTTAGTGGAAAAGGCCGGCTTTCACAAAGGCTTTGCCAATGGCCGAGTGGGAATCTCTACTAAACACAGCTTGGCAATCGTGAACCGTGGAGGTGCCACCGCGGCCGAGATTGTCGAATTGAAGAACAGGGTTCAGGAAGGCGTATTCAAGACATTTGGAGTGAAACTTCATCCCGAGCCAGTATTTGTGGGCTTCGATTGGGCAGGCTCATAA
- a CDS encoding DUF1800 domain-containing protein: MDEQKRAVHVLNRFTFGPRPGDVQRVDAIGIDKWFEQQLYPEKINDSALEARLAPFRTLRMKTDELVRDFPPPQVIKAVENGRASIPRDPQEKAIYQAAMDRQRQKQEAKQEAAESQNNPDANANDPGKPRRNGRELEDGMYASLSADSLLSEPPDQRFKDLMKMPPDDMRAVARSLNQQERDRMMDGLTPQQKETLQALVNPQSVVQGELTQAKLLRAIYSERQLDEVMTDFWMNHFNVFINKGPDRYMLTSYERDVIRPHVLGKFKDLLVATAKSPAMLFYLDNWQSIGPNSDQARFGGQRPGKGRLRRGPFGMIVYQPPRPRREQTPQQKTKRPSGLNENYAREIMELHTLGVDGGYTQKDVTELAKILTGWTIEKPQQGGEFKFDERRHEPGKKKVLGKEFKEGAEGEAMKALDMLAHHPATAKFISKKLAMRFVSDDPPESLVQRMAKTFHDKDGDIREVLRTMYNSPEFWAPESYRAKVKTPLEFVVSAVRASGADVANPQPLVNQLQKLGMPLYGMQPPTGYPMKAEAWVNSAALLNRMNFSLALASGKLPGIQWNPAASVDQNQLPSDPAGALANFETAFLEGDVSKQTHATILNQLNDPQAAMRNNIPGAQGTNFRLIGGLLLGSPEFQRR, encoded by the coding sequence ATGGACGAGCAGAAGCGTGCCGTCCATGTGCTGAACCGATTTACATTTGGTCCCCGCCCTGGCGATGTCCAACGAGTCGACGCGATCGGCATTGATAAATGGTTCGAACAGCAACTGTATCCAGAAAAAATCAATGACTCCGCACTGGAAGCCAGGCTGGCTCCTTTCCGCACACTCAGGATGAAGACCGATGAGCTGGTGAGGGACTTCCCGCCGCCGCAAGTAATCAAGGCAGTTGAGAATGGTCGGGCTTCAATCCCTCGCGATCCGCAGGAGAAGGCGATCTACCAGGCTGCGATGGATCGCCAGCGACAGAAACAAGAGGCCAAGCAGGAAGCCGCCGAGTCTCAGAACAATCCGGATGCGAATGCGAACGATCCCGGCAAGCCGCGACGCAACGGACGTGAGCTCGAAGACGGTATGTATGCCTCTCTGAGTGCCGACTCGCTCCTGAGCGAACCTCCTGATCAGCGCTTCAAAGACTTAATGAAGATGCCTCCCGATGACATGCGGGCAGTAGCCAGATCGCTGAATCAGCAGGAACGGGATCGCATGATGGATGGACTCACACCGCAGCAGAAAGAAACGCTACAGGCGCTGGTAAACCCGCAATCAGTTGTGCAGGGAGAGCTCACGCAGGCGAAGCTCCTGCGCGCTATCTACAGCGAACGCCAGCTCGACGAAGTGATGACCGACTTTTGGATGAATCACTTCAACGTCTTCATCAACAAAGGTCCTGATCGCTACATGCTCACGTCGTATGAACGCGACGTGATTCGCCCGCATGTCCTGGGCAAATTCAAGGATCTCCTGGTCGCGACGGCGAAAAGTCCGGCCATGCTCTTTTATCTCGATAATTGGCAAAGCATCGGTCCAAATTCTGACCAGGCGCGCTTTGGTGGCCAACGGCCCGGAAAAGGCCGCTTACGGCGCGGACCGTTTGGCATGATCGTGTACCAGCCGCCGAGACCAAGACGAGAACAGACGCCGCAACAAAAAACCAAACGTCCCAGCGGACTGAATGAAAACTACGCGCGCGAGATCATGGAGCTCCACACACTCGGCGTTGATGGCGGTTACACGCAAAAAGACGTCACAGAATTAGCCAAAATTCTCACCGGCTGGACAATCGAAAAGCCGCAGCAGGGCGGCGAGTTCAAGTTCGACGAACGCAGGCACGAGCCTGGCAAGAAGAAAGTACTAGGCAAAGAGTTTAAAGAGGGCGCTGAAGGCGAGGCCATGAAGGCGTTGGATATGCTCGCGCATCACCCTGCCACGGCGAAGTTCATTTCGAAGAAGCTGGCGATGCGTTTCGTTTCAGACGACCCGCCGGAATCCCTTGTCCAGCGCATGGCCAAGACATTCCACGACAAAGATGGAGACATTCGCGAAGTCCTGCGCACGATGTACAACTCGCCTGAGTTCTGGGCTCCGGAATCATATCGAGCCAAGGTGAAGACGCCGCTCGAATTCGTGGTTTCTGCAGTGCGCGCTTCGGGAGCGGATGTAGCTAACCCGCAACCGCTCGTGAACCAATTGCAGAAGCTGGGTATGCCGCTTTATGGCATGCAGCCGCCAACGGGGTATCCCATGAAGGCAGAAGCCTGGGTGAACTCGGCTGCGCTGCTGAACCGTATGAATTTTAGCCTGGCGCTCGCAAGCGGCAAGCTGCCGGGAATTCAGTGGAATCCGGCAGCGAGTGTCGATCAAAATCAGCTTCCCAGTGATCCTGCAGGAGCGCTGGCGAATTTTGAAACTGCATTCCTCGAGGGAGATGTCTCGAAGCAGACGCACGCGACGATACTTAACCAGCTGAACGATCCGCAGGCAGCGATGCGCAACAACATTCCGGGAGCACAAGGTACAAACTTCCGGTTGATCGGCGGGTTGTTGCTCGGGTCCCCGGAGTTCCAGCGTCGCTAG
- a CDS encoding methyltransferase: protein MYDSMTAEVEVLEFLRCMVRTLKPQTVVETGTFMGISTLWIAEGLQANGFGKVITCEYDSSVFAKAKERIDKSGFAKWIDYRNESSLETRIQGSIDLLFSDSDPPLREQEVRRFLPQMNPNGLILMHDASSHLKTVREAALKMEHEGLISVVLVPTPRGMVIAQKRSGRK from the coding sequence ATGTATGACTCGATGACGGCGGAGGTTGAGGTACTCGAGTTCCTCCGTTGCATGGTGCGAACTCTAAAGCCCCAAACCGTAGTGGAAACCGGTACTTTCATGGGCATTAGCACTCTCTGGATCGCTGAGGGCCTTCAAGCTAATGGTTTTGGCAAGGTCATCACCTGCGAATACGACTCGTCGGTTTTCGCCAAAGCCAAAGAGCGCATCGACAAGTCAGGATTTGCAAAGTGGATCGACTATCGCAATGAATCCAGCCTGGAAACGAGGATTCAGGGTAGTATCGACCTACTTTTCAGCGACAGCGACCCTCCGCTACGCGAACAAGAAGTGCGACGCTTTCTGCCACAAATGAATCCTAACGGGCTCATCCTGATGCACGATGCCAGCTCCCATCTTAAAACAGTGCGGGAAGCTGCGTTGAAAATGGAGCACGAGGGCCTGATCTCTGTGGTTCTGGTGCCTACGCCGCGGGGCATGGTTATCGCTCAGAAACGCTCCGGCCGAAAATAA
- a CDS encoding cytochrome P450, which produces MSSAAQLTRKSAPGPREFLSLSPLFAMRRNPLLYMEELHRRYGDLVSYRPAGRQVFILFHPEMTQDMLVTHARNHHQGRVMQRSRSVLGNGLLTSEDSLHLRQRRLMQPAFHRQRIAGYGRAMVEYAERHQQRWKSGELMDVHQHMMRLTLAIVGKTLFDTDVERDSQEIGSALNTFMGLFKFAVLPFSEILEKLPIPPVLRMKKARAQMDRIIYPFIEERRRSGEDRGDLLSMLLAAEDKEYGGERMDNDQVRDECLTLILAGHETTANALSWTFYLLAQHPQIAQRLKRELDHVLGDRPPTPEDYPNLKYAEMVLSESMRLYPPAWGIARTVVEPYDAFGVTFPKNALVLTSQWITHRDERWYPNPLHFDPERWTPQARTNRPKFSYFPFGAGPRQCIGESFAWMEGVLLLASVARNWKFSVVKETRVELLPVITLRPKFGMKLRIEKSN; this is translated from the coding sequence ATGAGCTCTGCTGCCCAGCTGACAAGAAAAAGCGCACCCGGACCGCGCGAGTTTTTGTCCTTGTCTCCACTCTTTGCCATGCGGCGCAATCCGCTTCTTTACATGGAGGAGCTGCATCGGCGTTATGGAGACTTGGTCAGCTATCGTCCGGCAGGACGTCAAGTCTTCATACTCTTCCATCCTGAAATGACGCAGGACATGCTGGTCACCCATGCGCGCAATCATCATCAAGGGCGCGTGATGCAGCGCTCCCGCTCCGTCCTCGGAAATGGCTTATTGACGAGCGAAGACAGCTTGCATTTGCGGCAGCGCCGACTGATGCAGCCGGCATTCCATCGGCAGCGAATCGCAGGCTACGGACGCGCCATGGTGGAATATGCCGAGCGTCACCAACAGAGATGGAAGAGTGGCGAGCTGATGGACGTTCATCAACACATGATGCGACTCACGCTGGCTATCGTTGGCAAAACTCTTTTCGATACCGACGTTGAGCGCGACTCCCAGGAGATCGGAAGCGCTCTCAACACGTTCATGGGCTTGTTCAAGTTCGCGGTTCTGCCATTCTCCGAAATCCTTGAGAAGCTGCCAATCCCACCGGTGCTGCGCATGAAAAAAGCACGTGCACAGATGGATCGAATTATTTATCCCTTCATCGAGGAGAGGAGGCGAAGCGGGGAAGACCGCGGAGATCTTCTGTCAATGCTGCTCGCTGCAGAAGACAAGGAATACGGCGGCGAACGCATGGATAACGATCAGGTTCGCGATGAATGCCTAACATTGATTCTTGCCGGACACGAGACCACGGCTAACGCGCTCAGCTGGACGTTTTATTTATTGGCGCAACATCCCCAGATTGCACAGCGACTCAAGCGCGAACTCGATCACGTCCTCGGCGACCGTCCACCGACTCCGGAGGACTATCCCAATCTGAAATATGCCGAGATGGTCCTGAGCGAGTCGATGCGGCTGTATCCGCCGGCCTGGGGCATAGCCCGCACCGTAGTCGAGCCTTACGACGCATTTGGGGTTACGTTTCCCAAAAACGCCCTGGTTCTCACCTCGCAGTGGATCACTCATCGCGACGAGCGCTGGTATCCGAATCCGCTGCATTTCGATCCTGAACGCTGGACGCCGCAAGCACGCACCAATCGCCCGAAGTTCTCCTATTTCCCATTTGGCGCCGGGCCACGCCAGTGCATCGGCGAATCATTCGCTTGGATGGAAGGCGTGCTCCTCCTGGCCAGCGTCGCCCGAAACTGGAAGTTCTCGGTGGTGAAAGAAACCCGCGTGGAACTACTCCCGGTAATCACGCTGAGGCCCAAATTTGGGATGAAGCTGCGAATCGAGAAAAGCAATTGA
- a CDS encoding sensor histidine kinase has product MHPILGYPRRLGLYLFTWLIVSELLFYVATYHHGGIDKFQSVLFFFPLSVVYAFMCLSAWYSCRGIPLEDTSFTGMLVPHLLAALICAFFWALMAKALASGLSRLPQLQGFDEKVVRSIPIFLAMGMLLYLLAVALFYVLLAQEASREAEQRESQARVLARDAELRALKAQVNPHFLFNSLHSISALTSSDPKRAREMCIALADFLRATLGLGEKALISLEEELSLIHSFLAVEKIRFGTRLRMEEQIDPGTLDCMVPPLILQPLVENAVVHGIANLIEGGWIQLRVDAVRDENNTTVSIEVENRFDPEAPARRKSGVGLANVRQRLNTRYGNNATFSVNKNGERFHVGLTLPAERKAVPA; this is encoded by the coding sequence ATGCATCCGATCCTCGGATATCCGCGCCGGCTTGGGCTGTACCTGTTCACTTGGCTGATAGTAAGCGAGCTTCTGTTCTATGTGGCCACTTACCACCACGGCGGCATTGATAAATTCCAGTCTGTACTGTTCTTCTTTCCGCTTTCTGTTGTATACGCATTCATGTGCCTCTCCGCTTGGTATTCCTGTCGCGGCATTCCCCTGGAGGACACGAGCTTTACTGGAATGCTTGTACCTCATCTGCTGGCGGCGCTTATCTGTGCATTCTTCTGGGCTTTAATGGCAAAAGCGCTTGCAAGTGGCCTCTCGCGCCTGCCTCAGTTGCAAGGATTCGACGAAAAAGTCGTCAGGAGCATCCCAATTTTTCTCGCAATGGGAATGCTCCTTTACCTGCTCGCCGTGGCGTTGTTCTATGTTTTGCTGGCCCAGGAGGCGTCACGTGAAGCCGAACAGCGCGAATCCCAAGCGCGTGTGCTGGCTCGCGATGCCGAGTTGCGTGCACTCAAAGCGCAGGTAAATCCACATTTCCTGTTCAACAGCCTGCACTCGATCAGCGCATTGACAAGCAGCGATCCTAAGCGTGCGCGCGAGATGTGTATTGCCCTTGCCGATTTTCTTCGCGCCACTTTGGGATTGGGTGAAAAAGCGCTGATCTCCCTTGAAGAAGAGTTATCGCTTATCCATTCATTCCTTGCTGTCGAGAAGATCCGTTTCGGCACGCGCTTGCGGATGGAGGAGCAAATCGATCCGGGGACGCTCGATTGCATGGTCCCACCCTTAATTCTTCAGCCATTGGTGGAGAACGCAGTGGTGCACGGGATCGCGAATCTCATAGAAGGTGGATGGATTCAGCTTCGGGTGGACGCCGTACGTGACGAGAACAACACCACTGTAAGCATCGAGGTGGAGAATCGTTTCGATCCCGAAGCGCCTGCTCGACGGAAGAGTGGCGTGGGGCTTGCGAACGTGCGTCAACGTCTCAACACCCGGTATGGAAACAATGCGACTTTTTCTGTGAACAAAAACGGCGAACGCTTTCACGTGGGTCTCACCCTTCCTGCTGAGAGAAAGGCAGTGCCCGCATGA
- a CDS encoding short-chain dehydrogenase: MFVSSPLEGKLAVVTGGSRGIGLAIAAKLAELGCEVVITARKRDELEKAAQSIRKGGAKCEGIPCDVSSLADVQRLADKLSDRRKRLKIVINNAGVGGFSAPLHETDPETWDKIMNTNLRGVYHMIRAFAPALIANGGGDIVNISSLAGKNALPNGATYSASKWGLNGLSYSVAEELRGHNIRVTVVCPGSVNTDLSPHTGKNTSKMLQPGDIAHVVGMVVTQASQSFASEILLRPTQKP, encoded by the coding sequence ATGTTTGTGAGCAGTCCATTGGAAGGCAAGCTTGCTGTAGTGACCGGCGGAAGCCGCGGCATTGGGTTGGCGATAGCAGCGAAACTAGCGGAACTCGGATGCGAAGTGGTGATCACTGCGCGCAAACGTGATGAACTCGAAAAAGCTGCGCAAAGCATTCGTAAGGGCGGCGCGAAATGTGAGGGCATTCCCTGTGATGTGAGTTCACTCGCGGACGTTCAGCGACTCGCCGATAAGCTCAGCGATCGTAGGAAAAGGCTCAAGATCGTAATCAACAATGCCGGAGTCGGTGGATTCTCCGCCCCACTCCACGAAACTGATCCTGAAACATGGGACAAGATCATGAATACCAATCTGCGCGGCGTGTACCACATGATCCGTGCTTTTGCTCCGGCTCTGATCGCAAACGGCGGCGGCGACATCGTCAACATCTCTTCACTCGCAGGAAAGAATGCGCTCCCGAACGGTGCAACTTATTCGGCGTCGAAATGGGGATTGAATGGCCTGTCTTATTCCGTTGCGGAGGAGTTGCGTGGACATAACATTCGCGTAACCGTCGTCTGTCCAGGGTCCGTGAATACCGATCTCAGCCCGCACACCGGTAAGAACACGAGCAAGATGTTGCAGCCCGGAGATATTGCGCACGTGGTTGGAATGGTTGTGACACAGGCGTCGCAGTCGTTCGCTAGCGAGATACTCCTCCGACCTACACAAAAACCATGA
- a CDS encoding haloacid dehalogenase, whose amino-acid sequence MVKLASDHNSTPQTLLIDADDTLWENNVYFERAIADFISFLNHHEFTPQQVRERLNEVERDSIKTHGYGVHSFANALCNTFECLSVERLTEELRERIRAFALRIAEHPVEIIAGVPETLQHLAGRRHHLILMTKGNPAEQTSKVERSGLNNYFAAIEVVAEKNANAYQSVAEKYALDTDVTWMVGNSPRSDVNPALEAGLHAVFVPHDMTWVLEHEELAAPMKAGQRLLKLDRFADLTAHF is encoded by the coding sequence ATGGTGAAGCTCGCATCCGACCACAACTCAACTCCGCAGACGCTGCTGATCGATGCCGATGACACGCTCTGGGAGAACAACGTCTACTTCGAGCGGGCGATCGCCGATTTCATCTCGTTCCTGAATCATCACGAGTTCACTCCGCAGCAAGTACGCGAAAGGCTGAACGAAGTCGAGCGGGACTCAATCAAGACACACGGATACGGCGTTCACAGCTTCGCCAATGCACTGTGCAATACCTTCGAGTGCCTGAGTGTGGAGCGCCTGACGGAGGAGTTACGCGAGCGGATTCGCGCATTCGCTCTGCGCATTGCCGAGCATCCGGTGGAGATCATCGCCGGAGTTCCGGAGACGCTTCAGCACCTAGCCGGTCGTAGGCATCACTTGATCCTGATGACGAAAGGCAATCCAGCGGAGCAAACGTCGAAAGTCGAACGATCCGGACTGAACAACTATTTCGCGGCAATCGAAGTCGTTGCGGAGAAGAACGCGAATGCGTACCAGAGCGTCGCCGAAAAATATGCGCTGGACACGGACGTCACCTGGATGGTCGGCAACAGCCCGCGCTCAGACGTGAACCCCGCGCTGGAGGCCGGACTCCATGCCGTCTTCGTGCCGCATGACATGACTTGGGTGCTCGAGCACGAGGAACTCGCGGCGCCCATGAAGGCAGGACAACGCCTGCTAAAGCTGGACCGATTTGCAGACCTCACAGCCCATTTTTGA
- a CDS encoding radical SAM protein, with protein MVSLPLYPSQPETHLIGIAKLASEAEHVDGGHEVEFFSLPVRSILNRCDSRRNLPFTWTINPYRGCEFACKYCYARYTHEFMEIRDPNEFEHKIFIKDEAAWLLRRDLKKVRKGEEIAIGTATDPYQPAERRHCVTRSILEELARHATLEIGIVTKSNLVLRDVDVLKQVAERNTIGVHITVTTVNTELARITEPRAPRPDLRLEAVRKLNEAGIPAGVICAPVLPGITDKPKDLEGLVKAAAEANATNIFANPLFLKPCSRAIFLPFIKERFPDLVPQYEQMYGERDFGSQAYRKHLTALMNRFKKKYGIGASGPRGAIREYLPPRAVEQLALF; from the coding sequence ATGGTTTCCCTACCTCTATATCCATCGCAGCCAGAGACCCATCTGATCGGCATCGCCAAGCTGGCTAGTGAGGCCGAGCACGTCGATGGCGGGCATGAGGTTGAATTCTTCTCGCTGCCGGTGCGCTCGATCCTCAACCGCTGCGACTCGCGTCGCAATCTTCCTTTCACGTGGACTATCAATCCCTATCGCGGTTGCGAGTTCGCCTGCAAGTACTGCTATGCGCGCTACACGCACGAGTTCATGGAGATCCGCGATCCCAATGAGTTCGAGCACAAAATATTCATCAAGGATGAGGCCGCGTGGCTCCTGCGCCGCGATCTGAAAAAAGTTCGGAAGGGCGAAGAGATTGCCATCGGGACTGCGACCGATCCATATCAGCCTGCCGAGCGGCGGCACTGCGTAACGCGCTCCATTTTGGAGGAACTGGCCCGCCATGCCACGCTGGAGATTGGCATTGTTACCAAGTCGAATCTGGTCCTGCGCGACGTCGATGTGCTGAAGCAAGTGGCGGAGCGAAATACGATCGGGGTCCACATAACGGTTACAACTGTAAACACCGAGCTTGCTCGGATCACCGAACCTCGGGCACCGCGGCCTGATCTGCGGCTCGAGGCGGTTCGCAAGCTGAATGAGGCTGGAATCCCAGCGGGTGTTATTTGTGCTCCAGTTCTGCCGGGTATTACTGACAAGCCTAAAGACTTGGAAGGTCTAGTGAAAGCCGCGGCGGAGGCAAACGCCACAAACATCTTCGCCAATCCACTGTTCTTGAAGCCATGCTCAAGAGCGATATTCCTTCCATTCATCAAAGAACGGTTTCCCGACCTTGTGCCGCAATATGAGCAAATGTATGGCGAGCGCGATTTCGGATCACAGGCTTACCGCAAGCATCTGACCGCGCTCATGAATAGATTCAAGAAGAAGTATGGAATTGGCGCTTCCGGGCCACGCGGAGCTATTCGTGAGTACCTTCCGCCAAGGGCGGTTGAGCAGCTGGCCTTGTTTTGA
- a CDS encoding short-chain dehydrogenase, whose protein sequence is AQPALCRSDLVSGSPLVFRHSWLITSDEFFWIAQNEYVLVSNSELQTGTANTKGTEAKATVPKTNHDCKLRDLFLSFVTFVFAVGFIATISRMPQNKVAVVTGSSSGFGLLTVVELAKAGFLVVATMRDPQRRTRLDAALAAAGNNLVSQIDVRQLDITNFEKIPSAISEIVREHGRIDVLVNNAGFAVGGFAEDVLLEELRLQLETNFFGQVAVTKAVLPTMRAQRSGHVIMLSSILGLMGQPVISSYCASKHALEGWSEALRIELRSLGIKVVLVEPGAYKTDIWTRNVLVSRGSTDDSSPNKERSRSYVAGVKESKQEMADPVEVAHLITRLAQDPNPRLRYRAGRDAKIGYFMRALLPWNIWEGMVEKRTKIR, encoded by the coding sequence GCCCAGCCTGCCCTTTGCCGGAGCGATCTTGTCTCCGGCAGCCCTCTTGTCTTTCGCCATTCTTGGCTGATCACCTCTGATGAATTTTTCTGGATTGCGCAAAACGAGTATGTTCTCGTATCGAACTCTGAATTGCAAACGGGAACAGCGAACACGAAGGGCACGGAGGCGAAAGCGACGGTCCCGAAGACGAATCACGATTGCAAGCTTCGTGACCTCTTCCTTTCCTTTGTGACCTTCGTGTTCGCTGTTGGCTTTATCGCTACAATCTCGCGCATGCCTCAAAACAAAGTTGCAGTTGTTACCGGCAGCTCCAGCGGATTCGGTTTGCTCACTGTTGTCGAACTCGCCAAAGCAGGGTTCCTCGTGGTCGCAACCATGCGCGATCCTCAACGCCGGACGCGGCTGGACGCAGCCCTGGCGGCCGCCGGAAACAATCTGGTCTCGCAAATCGACGTCCGCCAACTTGACATAACAAATTTCGAAAAGATTCCTTCTGCGATTTCCGAGATCGTGCGCGAACACGGCCGCATCGACGTTCTGGTGAACAACGCCGGCTTCGCCGTTGGCGGATTCGCCGAAGATGTTTTGTTGGAGGAACTGCGACTCCAGCTTGAGACTAACTTCTTTGGTCAAGTAGCGGTCACAAAAGCCGTCCTGCCGACGATGCGTGCACAGCGCTCTGGTCACGTCATCATGCTTTCATCGATCCTCGGCTTGATGGGGCAGCCCGTGATCTCGAGCTATTGCGCTTCAAAGCACGCGCTCGAAGGATGGTCCGAGGCTCTACGAATCGAATTGCGCTCGCTCGGAATCAAAGTGGTGCTGGTCGAGCCTGGCGCTTACAAGACCGATATTTGGACGCGTAACGTGCTGGTAAGCCGAGGCTCGACTGACGACAGTTCGCCAAACAAGGAACGGAGCCGTAGTTACGTTGCAGGAGTGAAAGAGTCGAAGCAGGAGATGGCGGACCCTGTGGAGGTCGCACATCTCATCACCCGGCTCGCGCAAGATCCTAACCCGCGGCTGCGCTATCGTGCGGGACGAGACGCCAAGATCGGCTACTTCATGCGCGCGCTGCTTCCCTGGAATATCTGGGAAGGTATGGTAGAGAAACGAACCAAAATCCGCTGA
- a CDS encoding DNA-binding response regulator has translation MTQTAERTRAVIVDDEDLARQVVRELLQAHPEIEIVAECGNGFEAVKAVTELKPDLLFLDIQMPKLDGFEVLELIGTELAVIFATAYDQHALRAFEVHAVDYLLKPFGAERFEQALARARKRVREKLPAASDLKASTRTPGEFAERIVVRDGTRVHIIPIAKLDYAEAQDDYIALASEGKKHLKQQTISSLESSLDPARFLRIHRSYIVNLERVTKIEPYGKDTHLSTLSDGTRLPVSRSGYGRLRAVLDQKA, from the coding sequence ATGACGCAAACAGCCGAAAGAACTCGCGCCGTGATTGTCGATGACGAGGATCTCGCTCGCCAGGTAGTTCGGGAGCTGCTGCAGGCTCATCCCGAAATAGAAATTGTCGCTGAATGTGGTAACGGGTTTGAAGCCGTAAAGGCGGTCACCGAACTCAAGCCAGATTTACTCTTTCTCGATATCCAGATGCCGAAGCTGGATGGCTTTGAAGTGCTGGAGCTAATCGGAACCGAATTGGCGGTCATCTTTGCGACGGCCTATGATCAGCACGCGCTGCGTGCCTTCGAAGTGCATGCTGTCGATTACTTGCTCAAGCCCTTCGGAGCGGAGCGTTTTGAGCAAGCGCTCGCGCGCGCACGGAAGAGAGTGAGAGAAAAGCTGCCAGCAGCAAGCGATTTGAAGGCTTCAACACGAACTCCTGGAGAATTTGCAGAGCGCATCGTTGTCCGCGACGGCACACGCGTGCATATCATTCCCATTGCAAAGCTGGATTATGCCGAGGCGCAGGATGACTACATTGCTCTCGCTAGCGAAGGCAAAAAGCACCTCAAGCAACAAACCATTTCAAGCTTGGAAAGCTCGCTGGATCCAGCGCGATTTCTGCGAATCCATCGCTCTTACATCGTGAACCTAGAGCGAGTCACGAAGATCGAGCCGTACGGGAAAGACACACACCTGAGTACTCTCAGCGACGGGACGCGGCTTCCAGTGAGCCGATCGGGTTATGGTCGTCTCCGGGCAGTGCTTGACCAGAAGGCTTAA